In Vespa velutina chromosome 1, iVesVel2.1, whole genome shotgun sequence, the following proteins share a genomic window:
- the LOC124947706 gene encoding eukaryotic translation initiation factor 3 subunit L — protein sequence MYEDYNEYETYDEYGPPDVHSEQYDRLSYRQVPEVVRNFLVYLRNCINEGMIFEIQNLYETSFPKISEQLFDKSSWPDASSVAHIVDNDVVFLILYKELYYRHIYARMQGPTLEQRFASFYNYCDLFNYIVHPDTPVQLELPDQWLWELIDEFVYQFQSFTQYRANLSNKTPDEIENLNAHIKIWDVLCVLNVLHYLVDKSNIKRQLEVYASGGDPDSVAGIFGRHSLYKMLGYFSLVGLLRLHSLLGDYYQAIKVLENVELYKKSAYSHVPGCQISTAYYVGFAYMMMRRYTDAIRTFSGILLYIQRTKQLFATRSYQNDQINKQTEQMYHLLAICLVLHPQCIDEGLQQALRDKNYHEKMYKMQYGDLGEFESCFLFACPRFLSLTQPNPDNLHEDYVREAIRHQTQVFMDEVVQQKMLPTIRSYLKLYTTLPLTKLATFMGSATRQDESWDLNKEVNVLTIHLLCFKHKMKNIVWTKGASGLDGKFQSGSELDFYIDHDMIHIADTKVAHRYGDFFIRKILKFEELNRKLHHIKI from the exons ATGTACGAAGATTATAACGAG tACGAAACTTACGACGAATATGGACCACCGGATGTACACTCGGAACAATATGACAGATTAAGTTATCGCCAAGTGCCCGAAGTGGTGCGAAATTTTCTTGTGTATTTACGAAATTGCATAAATGAAGGAATGATCtttgaaattcaaaatttatatgaaacatCATTCCCAAAGATTTCTGAACAATTGTTCGATAAATCATCCTGGCCGGATGCATCAAGCGTTGCCCACATAGTTGACAATGATGTAGTATTTCTAATTCTTTACAAggaactttattatcgtcatatatATGCCAGAATGCAAGGACCAACATTGGAGCAACGTTTTGCATCCTTCTATAATTATTGCGATTTATTCAATTACATAGTACATCCAGATACGCCCGTTCAATTGGAACTGCCCGATCAATGGTTATGGGAGCTTATCGATGAATTCGTTTACCAATTTCAATCATTTACGCAATACCGTGCAAATTTGTCTAACAAAACGCCCGATGAGATAGAGAATTTAAATGCCCACATTAAAATATGGGACGTTCTCTGTGTTTTAAATGTTCTTCATTATTTAGTCGATAAGTCCAATATCAAGAGACAATTGGAGGTTTATGCGAGCGGAGGAGATCCCGATTCTGTCGCTGGAATCTTCGGCAGGCACTCCTTGTATAAGATGTTGGGTTATTTCTCGCTCGTTGGTCTTTTAAGATTACATTCATTATTGGGCGATTATTATCAGGCAATTAAGGTTTTAGAAAACgtcgaattatataaaaaaagtgcTTATTCTCATGTACCCGGCTGTCAAATATCAACCGCTTATTACGTTGGATTTGCATACATGATGATGCGTAGATACACGGATGCAATTAGAACCTTCTCcggtattttattatatatacaacgcACGAAACAATTATTTGCAACTCGTAGCTATCAGAATGATCAAATCAATAAGCAAACTGAACAAATGTATCATCTCCTGGCAATTTGTCTAGTTCTTCATCCACAGTGCATAGACGAAGGTTTACAACAGGCATTGAGGGATAAGAATTATCacgaaaaaatgtataaaatgcaGTACGGAGATCTTGGAGAATTTGAATCATGTTTCTTATTTGCCTGTCCTAGATTTTTATCCTTGACCCAACCCAATCCTGATAATTTACACGAGGATTATGTTAGAGAAGCTATTAGACATCAAACTCAAGTGTTCATGGATGAGGTTGTACAACAAAAAATGTTACCTACGATACgttcttatttgaaattatatacaacTTTACCATTGACCAAATTGGCTACCTTCATGGGCAGTGCCACTAGACAAGATGAAAGCTGGGATTTGAATAAAGAAGTTAATGTACTAACTATTCATTTATTGTGTTTCAAGcataagatgaaaaatattgtatggACGAAAGGTGCATCAGGATTGGATGGTAAATTTCAATCGGGCTCTGAG TTGGATTTCTACATAGATCATGATATGATTCACATTGCTGACACAAAAGTAGCACACAGATATGGAGACttttttatacgtaaaatTTTGAAGTTCGAGGAATTGAATCGCAAATTACATCACATAAAGATTTAa